One Sodalinema gerasimenkoae IPPAS B-353 DNA segment encodes these proteins:
- a CDS encoding dienelactone hydrolase family protein — MSISREWVKVENDGLEIDAYLAQPSEPGDYPGIVVFQEIFGVNAHIREVTERIAAQGYVAIAPALYQRLEPGFEVGYSDADLAKGREYKVQTKASELLGDTQASLDYLKGLPNTTDQFGCIGFCFGGHVAYLAATLPDIQVTASCYGAGIAQMCPGQEVGTTCDRTPAISGTIYAFFGTEDPLIPLNDVDTIEQALQEHHIDHKLFRYEGATHGFLCDQRESYHPEVAKQAWGEIWQLFGQLKD; from the coding sequence ATGTCTATATCACGTGAATGGGTCAAGGTTGAGAATGACGGGTTGGAGATTGATGCCTATCTGGCTCAGCCGAGTGAACCGGGAGATTATCCGGGAATTGTGGTGTTTCAGGAGATTTTTGGCGTTAATGCTCATATCCGCGAGGTGACGGAACGGATTGCGGCTCAGGGGTATGTGGCGATCGCCCCCGCACTCTACCAACGCCTCGAACCCGGATTCGAGGTCGGCTATAGTGACGCCGATTTAGCCAAAGGACGGGAGTATAAGGTCCAAACCAAAGCCAGCGAACTCCTCGGCGATACCCAAGCCAGTCTGGACTATCTCAAAGGCTTGCCCAACACCACAGACCAGTTTGGCTGTATCGGCTTCTGTTTTGGCGGTCATGTGGCCTATCTGGCGGCCACCCTCCCCGATATTCAGGTGACGGCCTCCTGTTACGGGGCTGGGATTGCTCAGATGTGTCCCGGTCAGGAGGTGGGGACGACCTGCGATCGCACCCCCGCCATTTCTGGCACCATATACGCCTTTTTCGGCACAGAAGACCCCCTCATCCCCTTAAACGACGTTGACACCATCGAACAGGCGTTACAGGAGCATCACATCGACCATAAGCTCTTCCGCTACGAGGGCGCGACCCATGGCTTCCTCTGTGACCAGCGGGAGAGTTATCATCCCGAAGTGGCCAAACAGGCCTGGGGCGAGATTTGGCAGTTGTTCGGTCAGTTGAAAGATTAA
- a CDS encoding S1 RNA-binding domain-containing protein: protein MTAQSRSNRDMPFSMEDFAKALEGHDAIPETGQLVTGKVFEHDANGVYVDIGGKSHGFLPLKEVSAELVTNLEEALPLNEEREFLVIRGANADGQVTLSIRQIEIKETWDKMAEFQESGETVEVEVTGTNRGGVVVDLRGLRGFIPRSHLVERHNLDALIGQHLTVTLLEVNADEDKLVCSHRLAAKASRMRYLVAGELVEGTVANIKPYGVFVELGGVTGLLHIKQISKARIPDLETLFEEGQPLKVIITEIDEWKNRISLSMKELESYPGEVLEKFQDVMDNAEERFSHHQTEEASPETNS from the coding sequence ATGACTGCTCAATCTCGCTCTAATCGGGACATGCCCTTTTCGATGGAAGACTTCGCCAAAGCCCTGGAGGGCCACGATGCGATTCCGGAAACGGGACAGTTGGTGACCGGAAAGGTGTTTGAACATGATGCCAATGGGGTTTATGTGGATATTGGCGGTAAGTCCCATGGCTTTTTGCCCCTCAAGGAAGTCTCGGCGGAGTTGGTGACGAACCTCGAAGAGGCACTCCCCCTGAATGAGGAACGGGAGTTTCTGGTGATTCGTGGGGCCAACGCCGATGGACAAGTGACTCTCTCGATTCGTCAGATTGAGATTAAGGAAACTTGGGACAAGATGGCGGAATTCCAGGAGTCTGGGGAGACGGTTGAGGTTGAGGTCACGGGAACCAACCGAGGCGGTGTAGTGGTTGATTTGCGTGGCTTGCGCGGCTTTATCCCACGATCGCACCTCGTAGAACGCCATAATCTCGATGCCCTGATTGGCCAACATCTCACGGTGACATTGCTGGAGGTAAACGCCGATGAGGATAAGTTAGTCTGTTCCCACCGCCTCGCCGCCAAAGCCAGTCGGATGCGGTATCTCGTGGCCGGGGAGTTAGTCGAGGGAACCGTTGCCAACATTAAACCCTATGGGGTGTTCGTGGAACTCGGTGGCGTGACGGGACTGCTGCATATTAAACAGATTAGTAAGGCCCGGATTCCCGATTTAGAAACCCTGTTTGAAGAAGGACAACCCCTGAAGGTGATTATCACGGAGATTGATGAGTGGAAAAACCGCATCTCTCTGTCGATGAAGGAATTGGAAAGTTATCCCGGTGAGGTGTTGGAGAAATTCCAAGACGTGATGGATAACGCCGAGGAACGGTTTAGTCATCATCAGACGGAGGAGGCGTCTCCCGAAACCAATTCGTAG
- the rsmI gene encoding 16S rRNA (cytidine(1402)-2'-O)-methyltransferase, producing the protein MAGLYLVGTPIGNLQDMTLRAIQTLKEVDLIAAEDTRHTGKLLQHFQVETPLISYHHHNRHERLGELLSRLQGGTAIALVTDAGMPGISDPGYELVQACAAAGIQVTPIPGVSACVTAVSVAGIEGDRFCFEGFLPLKGKERQERLEQLQNEPRLLVFYEAPHRLRQTLEDLQTVLGEERRVTLGRELTKRFEEIWRGTLAGAIAHYQNHDPKGEYTLVIGGCPSPSRQFSEAALKSELQALMEQGHSRSQASRLLAQSTPLSRRDIYQIALTLTD; encoded by the coding sequence ATGGCTGGTTTATATCTGGTGGGAACGCCAATTGGCAATTTGCAGGATATGACCTTGCGGGCCATCCAAACCCTGAAGGAGGTGGATTTGATTGCAGCGGAGGATACCCGTCATACGGGGAAACTGTTGCAGCATTTCCAGGTTGAGACGCCCCTGATCAGTTATCACCACCATAATCGCCATGAGCGTTTGGGGGAACTGCTGTCTCGCCTTCAGGGAGGGACGGCGATCGCCCTCGTGACGGATGCGGGAATGCCAGGGATTTCTGATCCGGGGTATGAACTCGTCCAAGCCTGTGCAGCGGCCGGGATTCAGGTGACTCCCATTCCAGGGGTGAGTGCCTGTGTGACGGCGGTGAGTGTAGCCGGGATTGAGGGCGATCGCTTCTGTTTTGAAGGCTTCCTCCCCCTCAAAGGGAAAGAACGCCAGGAACGCCTCGAACAGTTGCAAAATGAACCGCGATTGCTGGTGTTCTATGAAGCCCCCCATCGGCTGCGACAGACTCTCGAAGATTTACAAACCGTCTTGGGAGAAGAACGTCGGGTTACCCTAGGCCGGGAATTGACGAAACGCTTTGAGGAGATTTGGCGGGGAACCTTGGCCGGGGCGATCGCCCATTACCAAAACCATGACCCCAAAGGGGAATATACCCTGGTGATTGGCGGCTGTCCCTCCCCGAGTCGTCAATTCTCCGAAGCCGCCCTAAAATCAGAACTACAGGCCCTGATGGAACAGGGTCACTCGCGATCGCAGGCCAGCCGTCTCCTGGCACAATCGACCCCTCTATCGCGTCGTGATATCTATCAAATTGCCTTAACCTTGACGGATTAG